In the Drosophila takahashii strain IR98-3 E-12201 chromosome 3R, DtakHiC1v2, whole genome shotgun sequence genome, one interval contains:
- the Mettl4 gene encoding N(6)-adenine-specific methyltransferase METTL4 — MLNLQKKVEDTKLAVFLDHRKLINEAYGEFQLRPELFHFQAKKTHQENEGTKSRKRKRKPSEEELVSLEDLKMVNGYLELLPKALEEQETPTMERHWEDAYELPQLHGANESGRMQQFQGPSGVYLIPNRSRFYNHNVENLTALLHQLLPTYDLIVLDPPWRNKYIRRLKKTKQELGYSMLSNDQLSLIPLSRLTHSRSLVAIWCTNSTLHQLALEQQLLPSWHLRLLHKLRWYKLSTDHKLIAPPQADLTQKQPYEMLYLACRSDAPEDFGKDIQRTELLLSVPSIVHSHKPPLLSWLGDYLQLDGDQEEPNCLELFARFLHPHFTSIGLEVLKLMDERLYVVDEAKKC, encoded by the coding sequence atgttaaatttacaaaagaagGTTGAAGATACAAAACTCGCAGTGTTCTTGGACCACAGGAAGCTAATAAACGAAGCATATGGCGAATTCCAGCTCAGGCCTGAGCTCTTCCATTTTCAGGCCAAGAAGACGCACCAGGAAAATGAGGGAACCAAGTCCAGGAAGCGCAAGAGGAAACCCAGCGAGGAAGAGCTGGTATCTTTGGAAGATTTGAAGATGGTAAATGGATATCTAGAGCTTCTGCCAAAGGCTCTTGAAGAACAGGAAACTCCAACGATGGAGAGGCACTGGGAAGACGCCTACGAACTGCCCCAACTCCATGGAGCCAACGAAAGCGGACGGATGCAGCAGTTCCAGGGACCAAGCGGCGTATACTTGATTCCCAATCGATCCCGATTCTACAACCACAATGTGGAGAATCTGACGGCTCTGCTGCACCAACTCCTGCCCACCTACGATCTCATCGTGCTGGATCCTCCGTGGCGGAATAAGTACATCCGCCGGTTGAAGAAAACCAAGCAGGAGCTGGGCTACTCGATGCTGAGCAATGACCAACTGTCGCTCATCCCGCTCTCCAGGCTCACCCACTCCCGCTCCCTGGTGGCCATCTGGTGCACCAATTCAACGCTTCATCAGTTGGCCCTGGAGCAACAGCTACTGCCCAGCTGGCACCTGAGATTGCTGCACAAGCTCCGATGGTACAAACTCAGCACAGATCATAAACTGATTGCTCCTCCGCAAGCGGATCTCACCCAGAAACAGCCCTACGAAATGCTCTACTTGGCTTGTCGCTCTGATGCTCCAGAGGATTTCGGGAAGGATATCCAAAGGACCGAGCTGCTCCTCAGTGTGCCCAGCATTGTGCACTCCCACAAGCCACCACTGCTGTCCTGGCTTGGGGATTACCTCCAGTTGGATGGGGATCAGGAGGAACCCAACTGCTTGGAGCTGTTTGCCCGCTTTCTGCATCCCCACTTCACTTCAATTGGCTTGGAGGTTCTCAAACTGATGGACGAAAGGCTTTATGTTGTGGATGAGGCAAAAAAATGCTGA
- the LOC108062397 gene encoding probable protein disulfide-isomerase ER-60, whose translation MSRYYCGYNPAPPNFTTFFPEKYKDRLQRLPNFGKLRQTWEIHKRPTLVMLHVFADDFGALEKYVEMVYQLAAPQVLSAEMDFYVDDMWQSYIFNEEDFSFFRDDDGFSVDSFPLIYAIGSTGEVFFFGDFAGPKLPNLESLRDFCEEVIGGNVKEPTTKESKVEEISLDSWNELLYASDEDIAICFYNSLQDGTEVNKRLMINLDRLGDRLKQESVRLYKMDIHEVSVPKKFNVESSPAFFVLQGTQRHNPLRCKYELGIWTMLRFVAENSTEELNYYNRRGHLRLHANLLTHMRDYFDLSHNQSGCFL comes from the coding sequence ATGTCGCGATATTACTGCGGCTACAACCCGGCGCCTCCGAACTTCACAACCTTCTTTCCGGAAAAGTATAAGGACCGACTGCAGCGTCTTCCCAACTTTGGAAAGTTGCGACAGACCTGGGAAATCCACAAGAGACCCACACTCGTAATGCTCCATGTCTTTGCCGATGATTTTGGAGCTCTGGAAAAGTATGTGGAAATGGTCTACCAACTAGCTGCTCCACAAGTTCTGAGTGCCGAGATGGACTTTTACGTCGACGATATGTGGCAGTCTTATATCTTTAATGAGGAGGATTTTAGCTTCTTTCGTGACGACGATGGTTTCTCCGTGGATTCATTCCCACTCATCTACGCCATTGGTTCGACTGGTGAAGTGTTCTTCTTTGGTGATTTCGCTGGTCCAAAATTGCCCAATCTGGAGAGCCTAAGGGATTTCTGTGAAGAGGTGATAGGGGGGAATGTAAAGGAACCCACCACCAAGGAGTCAAAGGTGGAGGAAATCAGCTTGGACAGTTGGAACGAACTTCTGTATGCCTCCGATGAAGATATAGCTATATGTTTCTACAACTCTCTGCAGGATGGCACAGAGGTTAATAAAAGGCTAATGATAAATCTGGATAGGCTGGGCGATAGACTGAAACAGGAGTCGGTGCGACTGTATAAGATGGATATACATGAAGTAAGTGTCCCCAAAAAGTTCAATGTAGAATCTTCGCCCGCCTTCTTCGTCCTGCAAGGAACGCAAAGACATAATCCTCTTCGGTGCAAATATGAGCTGGGCATTTGGACGATGCTGAGATTTGTAGCAGAAAATTCCACGGAGGAGCTTAATTACTACAACCGTCGCGGACATCTGAGACTCCATGCGAATTTGCTTACCCATATGAGagattattttgatttaagcCACAACCAAAGTGGTTGTTTTTTGTGA
- the Ccdc114 gene encoding outer dynein arm-docking complex subunit 1, translated as MADQSELDQLATAELLRLQRQHRGLQLDLRGLLEEKAKRLKKQNHMINVLQVEHQKLKEEIKTLEGGTHARKNTYREKHLGTLQGQQADLQRVLQNERTNLWELEGHIRKMEKEIDALRRNEVPDNCYKDTICKVQKSVVKLENRLDVVNKKCSDVLTENSKMRDAINHMLQDRANFNDMWQSMVTQFNEGKKFIMDLIDQSTLAFDQREELCNKLSVLKDRNENDKVMHIQEMREMQRRLEHDAKLQKFFDIKGQKRLNPELEQRELDKKQSQKENYERQLLEYKEIIEKIKLLYGEEDAERLVAQFKRQEDENFALFNYVNELSHEVEVLNDSTQELQDEIERQKSEQTEKELKLKTEALDYLNAEKERIEQLAVETREKKRTLSIRLEQLLKGIEDIFRQLACDDAPILNVLSTKTFLTVHNVKLFIGVIERRVNLIISAINIEDNSNKILARKDRVPKFNIRESAKTKN; from the exons ATGGCTGACCAAAGCGAACTGGACCAGTTGGCCACTGCCGAGCTACTGAGACTGCAGCGCCAGCATCGGGGTCTCCAACTGGACCTTCGAGGACTTCTCGAGGAGAAGGCCAAACGACTGAAGAAACAGAACCACATGATTAACGTACTGCAAGTGGAGCACCAGAAGCTTAAAGAGGAAATCAAGACCCTCGAGGGAGGCACTCATGCCCGAAAGAACACTTAT AGGGAGAAACACCTAGGAACTCTTCAGGGACAGCAGGCGGATCTCCAGAGAGTTCTTCAAAATGAGCGGACCAATCTGTGGGAACTGGAGGGACACATccgaaaaatggaaaaggagATCGATGCCCTGCGGCGCAATGAAGTGCCTGATAACTGCTACAAGGACACCATTTGCAAGGTCCAGAAGAGTGTGGTGAAACTGGAGAACCGCTTGGATGTGGTAAATAAGAAGTGCAGCGATGTGCTCACGGAAAACAGCAAGATGCGGGACGCCATTAATCACATGCTGCAGGATCG GGCTAACTTCAACGACATGTGGCAGTCGATGGTCACTCAGTTCAACGAGGGCAAGAAATTCATCATGGATTTAATAGATCAGTCTACTCTGGCCTTCGACCAGCGGGAAGAGCTGTGCAACAAACTATCAGTGCTGAAGGATCGGAACGAAAACGACAAGGTTATGCATATCCAGGAGATGCGGGAGATGCAACGCCGCTTGGAGCACGATGCCAAGTTGCAGAAGTTCTTTGACATTAAGGGACAGAAGCGACTTAACCCGGAGTTGGAGCAACGTGAACTGGACAAGAAGCAGAGCCAGAAGGAGAACTATGAGAGGCAGTTGCTCGAATACAAGGAGATTATCGAGAAGATCAAGTTGCTCTACGGCGAGGAGGATGCGGAGCGACTGGTGGCCCAATTCAAGAGGCAGGAGGACGAGAACTTTGCCCTCTTCAATTATGTCAATGAACTAAGTCACGAGGTGGAGGTCTTGAACGACTCCACTCAGGAACTACAGGATGAAATAG AACGTCAGAAATCGGAGCAGACCGAAAAGGAGTTGAAGCTTAAGACTGAGGCCCTGGATTATCTGAATGCCGAAAAGGAGAGAATTGAGCAACTGGCGGTGGAGACCAGGGAAAAGAAGCGCACTTTGAGCATCCGACTGGAACAGCTTCTCAAGGGCATCGAGGATATATTTAG ACAATTGGCCTGTGATGATGCTCCCATCCTAAATGTACTCAGTACCAAGACCTTTTTGACAGTACACAATGTGAAGCTTTTCATTGGCGTTATTGAACGTAGGGTCAATCTGATCATCAGCGCCATTAATATCGAGGATAACTCCAACAAAATACTGGCCCGGAAAGATCGCGTTCCCAAATTCAACATTCGAGAATCGGCCAAgactaaaaattaa
- the modSP gene encoding modular serine protease: MHLKSVLSNLLLLCAFSLRLRTIFAACDSLEFECDNGSCISQFNVCNGEKNCPDGSDETALTCVSQRQHCSKPYFQCTYGACVIGTAGCNSQKECADGSDETLLRCGNEDDIRQYDRRLQGNCQDNEFKCPSGICLDKGNFLCDGKDDCADGTGFDESVELCGHMECPAYSFKCGTGGCISGSLSCNGENDCYDGSDEAPLLCNTTRKVTTPSPVETPLELVGCPLPIGEERPILTGDGNRLITGAVTRGTVRFSCQKGFVLEGEETSYCATRKWSTSTIPKCVKYCSTSGEFDGYSTKALCTHNGQQVDCRKPFHPPGTEVKFVCSTGFKTLSSLPEMRCMKGGYWNRGRQRCEQDCGQIATPTKSFSANGYTINNTVVPWHVGLYVWHNEKDYHFQCGGSLLTPDLVITAAHCVYDEGTRLPYSYDTFRVIGAKFYRNYGETTPDDKRRDVRLIEIPPDYKGRTDNYFQDLALLTLDEPFELSHVIRPICVYFATFAEKESVTNGTQGKFAGWSIENKHELQFVPAVSKSNSDCRQNLGDIQADKFCIFTQGKSLACQGDSGGGFTAELKTNTFSSRSAARYFLWGVISNAPNADQCAHSLTVMTNIQYFEDMIRNAINRSVETRS, encoded by the exons ATGCATCTGAAATCGGTTTTATCAAATCTATTGCTTCTTTGCGCGTTCTCATTGAGGCTCAGAACAA TATTTGCGGCATGTGACAGTTTGGAGTTCGAGTGTGATAACGGCAGCTGCATTTCGCAGTTTAATGTCTGCAATGGCGAAAAGAATTGTCCGGATGGATCCGATGAAACGGCCTTGACTTGTGTTTCCCAGCGACAGCACTGCTCCAAACCCTATTTCCAGTGCACGTATGGAGCGTGTGTGATCGGGACAGCGGGCTGCAATTCACAGAAGGAGTGTGCCGATGGCTCCGACGAAACGCTGTTGCGTTGCGGCAACGAAGATGATATACGCCAGTACGATCGACGTCTTCAGGGCAATTGCCA ggatAATGAGTTCAAGTGCCCCTCTGGAATTTGCCTGGACAAGGGCAATTTTCTGTGCGACGGCAAGGACGACTGTGCGGATGGAACGGGCTTCGATGAATCCGTGGAACTGTGCGGTCATATGGAATGTCCGGCGTACTCCTTCAAGTGCGGAACTGGTGGCTGCATTTCGGGCTCGTTGTCCTGCAACGGGGAGAACGACTGCTATGATGGCTCCGATGAGGCTCCTTTGCTGTGCAACACGACCAGGAAGGTCACAACACCCTCGCCCGTTGAGACGCCGCTGGAGCTGGTTGGATGCCCTCTGCCTATAGGCGAGGAAAGACCCATCTTGACTGGTGATGGAAACCGTCTGATAACTGGAGCCGTCACCCGCGGAACTGTGCGCTTCTCCTGCCAGAAGGGTTTTGTGTTGGAAGGTGAGGAGACCAGCTACTGTGCCACGAGGAAGTGGAGTACTTCCACGATCCCCAAATGCGTGA AATACTGCAGCACCTCCGGCGAATTCGATGGCTACTCCACCAAGGCCTTGTGCACCCACAATGGACAGCAGGTGGACTGCCGCAAACCCTTCCATCCACCCGGAACGGAAGTCAAGTTTGTCTGCTCCACGGGATTCAAGACCCTAAGCAGTCTGCCGGAAATGAGGTGCATGAAGGGTGGCTACTGGAACAGAGGTCGTCAGCGATGCGAACAGGATTGCGGTCAGATAGCCACGCCCACCAAGAGCTTCTCTGCCAACGGATATACCATCAACAACACGGTTGTGCCCTGGCATGTGGGCCT ATATGTGTGGCACAACGAGAAGGACTACCATTTCCAGTGCGGGGGATCGCTGCTCACCCCGGATCTCGTCATAACCGCCGCCCATTGCGTATACGACGAGGGCACCCGGCTGCCCTATAGCTACGATACATTCCGGGTGATCGGGGCCAAGTTCTATCGCAACTACGGGGAGACCACGCCGGATGACAAGCGGCGGGATGTGAGACTCATCGAAATACCACC TGACTATAAGGGCAGGACAGATAACTATTTCCAGGATCTGGCCCTGCTGACCCTCGACGAGCCCTTCGAGCTGAGCCACGTGATCCGGCCCATTTGCGTCTATTTCGCCACCTTTGCGGAGAAGGAGAGCGTGACGAATGGGACGCAGGGAAAATTCGCTGGCTGGAGCATCGAGAATAAACACGAGCTGCAATTTGTGCCCGCTGTTTCCAAGTCCAACTCCGATTGCCGCCAGAATCTGGGGGACATTCAGGCGGACAAGTTCTGCATCTTCACGCAGGGCAAATCGCTGGCCTGCCAGGGCGACAGTGGCGGCGGATTTACCGCCGAGCTGAAGACCAACACCTTCTCCTCCCGTAGTGCCGCTCGCTATTTCCTCTGGGGGGTAATCAGCAATGCGCCCAATGCAGATCAGTGTGCCCACAGTCTCACTGTAATGACCAATATCCAGTACTTCGAGGACATGATCCGAAATGCGATCAACAGAAGCGTGGAGACCAGGTCCTGA